The Oncorhynchus tshawytscha isolate Ot180627B linkage group LG05, Otsh_v2.0, whole genome shotgun sequence genome includes a window with the following:
- the LOC112251137 gene encoding transmembrane protein 165-like yields the protein MLLLAGVRDGRANRSVICVLLPMAVAVLLSVGVDGIQEENKHVQEQTPQEKAPTAHAIGPEVSGNDSSKSENLGFIHAFVAAISVIIVSELGDKTFFIAAIMAMRYNRLTVLLGAMLALGFMTCISVMFGYATTIIPRIYTYYVSTALFAIFGVRMLREGLKMSPDEGQEELEEVQADIKKKDEELQMSKLLNGAADVESGSGSSHPQRKWHSFISPVFIQAFTLTFLAEWGDRSQLTTIILGAQEDPFGVAVGGTLGHCLCTGLAVVGGRMIAQKISVRTVTIIGGIMFLAFAFSALFIKPDAGF from the exons ATGCTTCTCCTGGCCGGCGTAAGGGATGGAAGGGCTAACAGAAGTGTGATATGCGTCCTGCTGCCCATGGCTGTCGCGGTGTTGCTGTCGGTCGGAGTTGATGGGATCCAGGAGGAGAACAAACATGTCCAAGAACAAACGCCACAAGAG AAAGCACCTACTGCTCATGCCATTGGCCCCGAGGTCAGTGGAAATGACTCCAGCAAATCCGAGAACCTGGGCTTCATCCATGCCTTTGTAGCTGCCATCTCTGTCATCATTGTCTCTGAGCTGGGAGACAAGACGTTCTTCATCGCTGCCATCATGGCAATGCGCTACAACCGCCTCACCGTGCTGTTGGGGGCAATGCTAGCCCTTGGCTTTATGACCTGCATCTCGG TGATGTTTGGTTATGCCACCACCATCATCCCCAGGATCTACACATACTACGTGTCTACGGCTCTGTTCGCCATCTTTGGTGTGCGCATGCTGAGAGAGGGGCTGAAGATGAGTCCAGACGAGGGtcaggaggagctggaggaggtgCAGGCTGATATTAAAAAGAAGGATGAGGag CTGCAGATGTCTAAGCTGTTAAATGGGGCTGCAGATGTGGAGTCGGGCTCAGGATCAAGCCATCCTCAGAGGAAGTGGCACAGCTTCATCTCGCCTGTGTTCATCCAGGCCTTTACCCTCACCTTCCTGGCAGAGTGGGGAGACCGCTCTCAGCTCACCACCATCATCCTGGGTGCCCAGGAG GATCCTTTTGGAGTGGCGGTGGGTGGTACTCTGGGGCACTGTCTGTGCACAGGACTGGCTGTGGTTGGAGGAAGGATGATTGCACAGAAGATTTCTGTCAGAACTG TTACAATCATTGGTGGGATCATGTTCCTGGCCTTTGCCTTCTCTGCCCTCTTCATCAAACCGGATGCTGGATTCTAA